A window of the Alphaproteobacteria bacterium genome harbors these coding sequences:
- a CDS encoding efflux transporter outer membrane subunit, protein MAKNKILLFSVAALLTGCSLAPDMKLPDLGLPNVFKEQAVPAEHVVEGVVWKKAESLEQSDRGQWWKIFGDSKLNDLESEAIAANQTLAAAAARVNQARAEANVVSAGLFPSIDAGANAVRVRPSAISAAAGSGLTNPYSLYTAQGVVSYEADLFGRVRNNAKAADLDANAVAASYHSVLLALQADVAQTYYAIRALDTERQLLRDTVKLRAEASRIMQRRFDEGEVGDPDLTRTQSELASTEAELIILDRSRAALEHALAVLLGKIPSNFSFAESPLVDEVPPEIPAGIPSGLLQRRPDIAAAQSVMAAANARIGAARAAFFPQLFLTASGGFEANSFRDLFEWSSRTWALGQTAGLALTMPIFDAGRNIARVDSAEAAYEESIANYRQQVLVAFRDVENNLADQRLLADQTLKQDVAAKASKQTTDLTQKRYDEGDADYFEVVDAQRTSLATERAAVQAKGQRLITSVELIRSLGGGWN, encoded by the coding sequence ATGGCTAAAAATAAAATTCTTTTATTCAGTGTAGCGGCTTTATTGACGGGTTGCAGTCTGGCGCCAGATATGAAATTACCGGATTTAGGCCTGCCTAATGTATTCAAAGAACAAGCCGTTCCTGCGGAACACGTGGTCGAAGGCGTCGTTTGGAAAAAAGCCGAAAGTTTGGAACAATCGGATCGTGGGCAATGGTGGAAAATATTTGGCGATTCTAAATTGAATGATTTGGAATCGGAGGCGATTGCCGCGAACCAAACCTTGGCCGCCGCCGCCGCACGTGTGAATCAAGCGCGCGCTGAAGCCAATGTTGTTAGTGCGGGTTTATTTCCGTCAATCGATGCCGGGGCGAATGCCGTTCGCGTAAGACCGTCTGCAATCTCCGCCGCTGCCGGCAGCGGATTGACCAATCCATACAGCCTGTATACGGCGCAAGGCGTTGTATCGTATGAAGCGGATTTATTTGGCCGAGTTCGCAACAATGCCAAGGCGGCGGATTTGGATGCCAATGCGGTTGCCGCATCTTATCACAGCGTTCTGCTGGCGTTGCAAGCCGATGTGGCGCAAACCTATTACGCCATTCGCGCGCTGGATACCGAACGGCAATTGCTGCGCGATACTGTTAAATTGCGCGCCGAGGCATCGCGGATAATGCAACGCCGTTTTGACGAAGGGGAGGTGGGCGATCCGGATTTAACCCGCACGCAAAGCGAATTGGCCAGCACCGAGGCGGAATTGATTATTTTGGATCGTTCGCGCGCGGCTTTGGAACATGCCTTGGCGGTATTGTTGGGTAAAATTCCATCGAATTTCAGTTTTGCGGAATCTCCGCTGGTGGATGAAGTGCCGCCGGAAATTCCAGCCGGAATTCCATCGGGTTTATTGCAGCGCCGTCCGGATATTGCCGCGGCGCAATCCGTCATGGCCGCGGCCAATGCGCGCATCGGCGCGGCGCGCGCGGCATTTTTTCCGCAATTATTTTTAACCGCTTCCGGCGGATTCGAAGCCAATTCCTTCCGCGATTTATTCGAATGGTCCAGCCGTACTTGGGCACTGGGACAGACAGCAGGTTTGGCGTTAACTATGCCGATTTTCGATGCCGGCCGCAATATCGCCCGCGTCGATTCGGCGGAAGCCGCGTATGAGGAATCTATCGCCAATTATCGCCAGCAAGTTTTAGTTGCGTTCCGCGATGTCGAAAACAATCTCGCGGATCAACGGCTGCTGGCCGATCAGACGTTGAAACAGGACGTGGCGGCAAAAGCATCCAAGCAAACTACGGATTTGACACAGAAACGGTATGATGAAGGCGATGCGGATTATTTTGAGGTAGTCGATGCCCAACGCACATCATTGGCGACAGAACGTGCGGCCGTACAAGCCAAAGGCCAGCGTTTGATCACATCGGTGGAAT